A DNA window from Pogona vitticeps strain Pit_001003342236 chromosome 2, PviZW2.1, whole genome shotgun sequence contains the following coding sequences:
- the TREX2 gene encoding three prime repair exonuclease 2, whose translation MAAPQDFQTFVFLDIETTGLPKDRPRVAELCLFAVHRRSLQHPLPRVVTTPLDQLPRVIDKLTLCIDPQKPFTPVAEEITGLSNQNLEENCKPDLNGAAVEAVQGFLRRQAGPICLVAHNGLGFDFPLLCAELQRVGTSLHPDTGCLDTLPALRELVKDANKNYQLGRLYQYFYGQEPLRAHSAEGDVITLLLVFLARAAELIEWADRKACRWGEIQPMYSLSWN comes from the coding sequence ATGGCTGCCCCCCAGGACTTCCAGACCTTTGTCTTCCTGGACATTGAGACAACGGGCCTGCCCAAAGACCGGCCCCGCGTGGCCGAGCTGTGCCTCTTTGCGGTGCACCGCCGTTCTTTGCAGCACCCTCTGCCGAGGGTCGTCACAACCCCGTTGGATCAGCTGCCCCGTGTCATAGACAAACTCACTCTGTGCATTGATCCCCAGAAGCCCTTCACTCCAGTCGCTGAAGAGATCACCGGGCTGAGCAACCAGAACCTGGAGGAGAACTGCAAGCCGGATCTTAACGGAGCGGCTGTGGAGGCCGTGCAGGGGTTTCTGAGgcgccaggctggccccatctgtTTGGTGGCCCATAATGGCTTGGGGTTTGACTTCCCTCTGCTGTGTGCGGAGCTCCAGAGGGTGGGCACCTCACTGCACCCGGACACCGGCTGCCTGGACACGTTGCCAGCCCTGAGGGAACTGGTGAAAGATGCCAACAAGAACTACCAGCTAGGGAGGCTTTATCAGTATTTCTATGGGCAGGAACCTCTCCGAGCTCACTCAGCGGAAGGGGATGTCATCACCCTCCTCTTGGTGTTCCTTGCAAGAGCTGCGGAGCTGATCGAATGGGCAGACCGCAAGGCCTGTCGCTGGGGCGAGATCCAGCCTATGTATTCCCTGTCTTGGAACTAA